From the Candidatus Melainabacteria bacterium genome, one window contains:
- a CDS encoding D-alanine--D-alanine ligase, protein MQNGDRKRKTIAVMFGGRSVEHEISIITGLQLIKAMDVVKYNPLPVYIAPSGKWYAGEALLNRDFYRRMPSSLSEVDEVTLLPQPDVGGLTVLRPGTGSDFSLETGTDRRVLPVDVFFVSFHGTFGEDGCIQGVLEMAEVPYTGCGVLSAAVGMSKYHCKKLLESHGVPVLPGVIVNRESIEVNLGNNLAQVRQEIMSAPGLEKFPLFVKPLNLGSSIGIAKAKDKAGLDAALMQVFKYDYAAIVEPCLDNKMEINVSVLDDTEPIASVPEIPVSSTGDELTYEDKYLRGGGSKKNAPPSQGMAGLTRVIDPKDLKKELKDAAQDYAKRAFKALGCAGVARIDFMVDLNDNQLYFNEINTLPGSLAFYLWMNSHPPVFYTDMLTHIIERAELRSHRRSSLSREIGFKALFK, encoded by the coding sequence ATGCAAAACGGTGACAGAAAAAGAAAAACAATTGCCGTGATGTTCGGCGGGAGATCGGTCGAGCACGAGATTTCCATTATCACTGGTTTGCAATTGATCAAGGCGATGGATGTAGTCAAATACAACCCGCTCCCCGTCTACATTGCACCTTCCGGTAAATGGTATGCCGGAGAGGCTCTGCTCAATCGTGATTTTTACAGACGTATGCCATCCTCGCTTTCTGAAGTGGATGAAGTGACACTTCTTCCTCAACCTGATGTTGGTGGCTTAACTGTTTTGCGCCCTGGTACAGGCAGCGATTTTTCGCTCGAAACCGGCACTGACAGGCGTGTATTGCCGGTTGACGTCTTCTTTGTTTCATTTCACGGCACGTTTGGAGAGGATGGATGCATCCAGGGCGTGCTGGAGATGGCCGAGGTGCCATACACCGGATGCGGTGTCTTATCGGCTGCTGTCGGAATGAGCAAATATCATTGTAAAAAGCTTCTGGAGAGCCACGGCGTGCCGGTTTTACCTGGCGTTATAGTCAATCGCGAATCGATTGAAGTAAACCTCGGCAATAACTTAGCGCAAGTTCGGCAAGAGATCATGAGTGCTCCCGGGCTGGAGAAATTTCCTCTTTTTGTCAAACCGCTGAACCTGGGGTCGAGTATCGGCATCGCCAAGGCTAAGGATAAAGCGGGACTGGATGCCGCTTTAATGCAGGTTTTCAAATACGATTATGCCGCGATCGTTGAGCCATGCCTCGATAACAAGATGGAAATCAACGTCTCAGTACTGGACGACACTGAGCCAATTGCGTCGGTGCCTGAAATTCCAGTTTCTTCTACTGGTGATGAACTGACCTACGAAGATAAGTATTTGCGGGGTGGCGGCAGTAAAAAGAATGCACCTCCATCGCAGGGTATGGCGGGTTTGACGCGTGTAATCGATCCGAAAGATTTGAAGAAAGAGCTCAAAGATGCTGCTCAAGATTATGCCAAAAGAGCGTTCAAAGCACTTGGATGTGCGGGCGTAGCGAGAATAGACTTCATGGTCGATTTGAATGACAATCAACTCTATTTCAATGAAATAAATACCTTGCCTGGCTCATTGGCGTTCTATTTGTGGATGAATTCGCATCCGCCTGTTTTCTACACCGACATGCTTACGCATA